A genomic region of Methanothermobacter sp. CaT2 contains the following coding sequences:
- a CDS encoding hydantoinase/oxoprolinase family protein has product MKIAGFDIGGANTDMAIIDFGSDGDMKEVRVDFRYLPMWLRKDELAETLLEMVGDDLHELEGVGVCMTAELVDAYPSKAAGVADIIDRVEGAFDVPVAYVSLSGMVDASEALGDPMNIAAANWVATSQIASAMSSDCIMVDVGSTTTDIIPVKDGFEAARGRNDLERLSTGELVYTGTLRTNVATIVDRVPLQDKWFRVSSELFAVTADVHRVLGNIRESDYTCSTPDGAGKSVEECMLRIARVLCADLELLSPGDVLDVAEYIYHQQILKIAEGIAEVSEREGLEEVVTTGLGMKILAKRAAEVLELECRTMDEFLTEEECVVAPAVGTALLMEDYLQAQG; this is encoded by the coding sequence ATGAAGATTGCGGGATTTGATATTGGAGGAGCAAACACCGACATGGCCATAATAGACTTTGGCTCTGACGGAGACATGAAGGAGGTGAGGGTTGATTTCAGGTACCTCCCGATGTGGCTCAGAAAGGACGAACTTGCAGAGACACTCCTCGAGATGGTGGGCGATGACCTTCATGAACTTGAGGGTGTGGGTGTATGCATGACAGCTGAACTGGTGGACGCATACCCCAGCAAGGCTGCCGGTGTTGCCGATATAATTGACAGGGTGGAGGGGGCCTTCGATGTTCCAGTTGCATACGTGAGTCTCTCAGGGATGGTCGATGCATCCGAGGCCCTCGGAGACCCCATGAACATAGCGGCAGCCAACTGGGTTGCAACATCCCAGATAGCATCTGCAATGAGCAGTGACTGCATAATGGTTGATGTTGGAAGTACCACAACAGATATAATACCTGTAAAGGACGGATTCGAGGCTGCAAGGGGTAGGAATGACCTTGAAAGGCTTTCAACAGGGGAACTGGTATACACAGGGACACTCCGGACCAACGTGGCCACCATAGTTGACAGGGTGCCCCTCCAGGATAAATGGTTCAGGGTTTCATCTGAACTCTTCGCAGTCACCGCAGACGTCCACAGGGTACTGGGTAACATCAGGGAATCAGATTACACATGCAGCACACCCGATGGGGCCGGGAAATCGGTGGAGGAGTGCATGCTGAGGATAGCCAGGGTTCTATGCGCTGACCTTGAACTCCTCAGTCCAGGTGATGTGCTTGACGTTGCAGAGTACATCTACCACCAGCAGATCCTCAAGATAGCCGAGGGCATAGCCGAGGTTTCAGAACGTGAGGGCCTCGAGGAGGTTGTTACAACGGGTCTCGGGATGAAGATACTGGCAAAGAGGGCTGCAGAGGTCCTTGAACTGGAGTGCAGGACCATGGATGAATTCTTAACTGAGGAAGAGTGTGTGGTGGCACCTGCAGTGGGCACAGCACTCCTCATGGAGGACTATCTCCAGGCCCAGGGATGA
- a CDS encoding ATP-grasp domain-containing protein: MKLLIFEYATASGIDDPEIFLEGRSMLEALLADFRDFDVEFLLSERFADMDIGAGFRPSIIGDLDEWLQENLEGFDACMFIAAEEGMELYRLTRIIEESGVLLLGSSGDAVRTCSDKRLTYRALDGRVPLIGTYEPEEIVDVPSRLIVKPADGVACQGIRIIEPGDVPDLSGDLIIQDFIEGESVSVSLLSDGERALPLSLNRQDIIMAGSELEYSGGSAPVDHEMREDAFTVARRAVESIPGLRGYVGVDLILADEPYVVEINSRITTPYIGLRRVAEANLGHLILESVLGRLPSGVKFNGTASFRKGTDGMVVEVNEGFMGY, from the coding sequence TTGAAGCTCCTTATCTTTGAATATGCCACCGCCTCAGGTATAGACGACCCTGAAATATTCCTTGAAGGACGGTCAATGCTGGAGGCCCTTCTTGCAGATTTCAGAGACTTTGATGTTGAGTTCCTCCTCTCTGAGAGGTTTGCAGATATGGACATCGGGGCGGGCTTCAGACCCTCCATCATAGGTGATCTGGATGAATGGCTCCAGGAGAACCTTGAGGGATTCGATGCATGCATGTTCATCGCAGCAGAGGAGGGTATGGAGCTCTACAGGCTCACCCGCATCATTGAGGAATCAGGGGTGCTGCTCCTTGGTTCATCAGGGGATGCCGTGAGGACATGTTCAGATAAGAGGCTGACATACAGGGCCCTTGATGGAAGGGTCCCCCTCATCGGGACCTATGAACCTGAAGAGATCGTTGATGTCCCTTCAAGGCTCATAGTGAAACCTGCCGACGGGGTCGCCTGTCAGGGTATAAGGATCATTGAACCAGGGGATGTGCCTGATTTATCAGGAGACCTGATCATACAGGACTTCATTGAGGGTGAGAGTGTGAGTGTGAGCCTCCTATCCGACGGTGAGAGGGCACTCCCCCTGAGCCTCAACAGGCAGGACATCATCATGGCTGGCAGTGAACTGGAATACAGTGGTGGTAGCGCACCGGTGGATCATGAGATGAGGGAGGATGCATTCACCGTCGCCAGGAGGGCCGTGGAGTCCATTCCAGGTTTAAGGGGGTATGTTGGTGTTGACCTCATACTTGCAGATGAGCCCTACGTTGTTGAGATAAACTCCAGGATCACAACGCCATACATAGGGCTCAGGAGGGTTGCGGAGGCGAACCTTGGCCACCTCATACTCGAATCTGTCCTTGGAAGACTCCCTTCTGGTGTTAAATTCAATGGCACAGCATCCTTCAGGAAGGGCACCGATGGCATGGTTGTGGAGGTCAATGAAGGTTTCATGGGATACTGA